The Enterobacter huaxiensis sequence TCCATGGCTGGCGCGTCACTTTTTCCATTTCGCGCCTGTCGCTAAAATGGTAGTTTATAAGGCTGATTGCGGTGAGTTGAACACACTTTATTCGCTTGAACCACATAACGGGAAGTCATGTGAAATATTTACTCATTTTCTTACTGGTGTTGGCGATTTTTGTCATTTCCGTCACATTGGGTGCACAAAACGATCAACAGGTAACCTTTAACTATCTGCTGGCGCAGGGTGAGTACCGCGTATCGAGCCTGCTGGCCGTTCTGTTTGCGGCCGGGTTTATCATCGGCTGGCTGGTGTGCGGCTTGTTCTGGCTTAAAGTTCGTGTTTCTTTGGCGCGCGCTGAACGTAAAATTAAACGACTTGAACATCAAATTGCGCCCGTGACTGACATTCCGGAAAGCTCTGGTGTGCCGGTAGTCAAGGAATAATCGAATATGCTGGAGTTGTTGTTTCTGCTTTTGCCTGTAGCCGCAGCCTATGGCTGGTATATGGGCCGCAGAAGTGCGCAACAAACTAAACAGGATGAAGCTAACCGACTCTCCCGTGACTACGTTGCGGGGGTGAACTTCCTGCTGAGCAATCAACAGGACAAAGCGGTAGACCTGTTCCTCGACATGCTTAAAGAGGACACCGGAACCGTAGAGGCGCATCTCACCCTGGGGAACCTGTTCCGCTCACGCGGCGAGGTTGACCGTGCCATTCGTATTCACCAGACGCTAATGGAAAGCGCGTCGTTGACCTACGACCAGCGCCTGCTTGCGGTTCAGCAGCTGGGCAGGGATTACATGGCCGCGGGTCTTTATGACCGCGCGGAAGATATGTTCTCACAGCTGGTGGATGAAACCGATTTTCGCATCAGCGCACTTCAGCAGCTCCTGCAAATTTACCAGGCAACCAGCGACTGGCAGAAGGCCATTGAGACGGCAGAGCGCCTGGTGAAGCTGGGCAAAGATAAACAACGCGTCGAGATTGCGCACTTCTACTGCGAGCTGGCCCTCCAGCAGATGGGAAGCGATGACATGGATAAAGCCATGACGCTGCTGAAAAAAGGCGCCGCCGCGGATCGCAACAGTGCGCGCATCTCCATTATGATGGGCCGCGTTTTCATGGCGAACGGTGAGTTTGCCAAAGCGGTAGAAAGCCTGCTGCGGGTGATTGACCAGGATAAAGAGCTGGTCAGTGAGACTCTGGAAATGCTGCAAACCTGCTACCAGCAGCTGGGCAAGCAGGACGAGTGGGTTGCGTTTCTGCGTCGATGCGTAGAAGAGAATACCGGAGCGACGGCAGAGCTGATGCTTTCAGACGTCGTTGAGCAACATGAAGGCAGCGACACGGCGCAGGTATACATTACGCGCCAGCTGCAGCGTCACCCGACGATGCGCGTATTCCATAAGCTAATGGACTACCATCTCAATGATGCAGAAGAAGGGCGCGCCAAAGAGAGCCTGATGGTTCTGCGTGACATGGTGGGCGAGCAGGTGCGCAGCAAGCCTCGTTATCGCTGTCAGAAGTGCGGTTTTACCGCATATACGCTTTACTGGCACTGCCCATCGTGCCGCGCCTGGAGTACCATAAAGCCTATTCGTGGGCTCGACGGGCAGTAATACTTTTTTTAAAACGCATCATTTTAGTTACAACATACTGTGATGTTTTTTGACTTGCCGACCACCGTGCGGTCCCGGGTCAGGCAGGAAAGGAAATCGATTCTGTCAATTTGCGGCGCCGGCAGGTAGAATGCTGGCCGTTTATCTGTTCCGCGCCGCTGCGCGCCCATAGACGAAAAGGGCTGGTCATGACGTCTGTTACTTCTTTCACTTCCCGCGTAAGTACCGATTCTCCCGTTGTTGTCGCGCTCGATTACAATAAGCGCGATGCTGCGCTGGCCTTTGTCGATGGTATCGATCCTCGCGATTGCCGCCTGAAGGTTGGTAAAGAGATGTTCACGCTGTTTGGCCCGCAAATCGTACGCGATCTGCAACAGCGCGGGTTCGACGTTTTCCTGGACCTGAAATTCCACGATATCCCAAACACCACCGCGCATGCCGTTGCGGCAGCAGCAGAGCTGGGCGTGTGGATGGTTAACGTTCATGCTTCGGGTGGGGCGAGAATGATGACGGCCGCGCGAGAAGCGCTTGTGCCCTTTGGCAGCGACGCGCCGTTACTGATTGCGGTGACCGTGCTGACCAGTATGGATGAAAGCGATCTGCGCGACCTCGGCGTGACGTTGTCACCTGCCGAGCACGCCGAGCGGCTGGCGCGTTTAACGCAAAACTGTGGCCTTGACGGAGTTGTCTGCTCTGCGCAGGAAGCCGTGCGCTTTAAAACCGAACTGGG is a genomic window containing:
- the lapB gene encoding lipopolysaccharide assembly protein LapB, coding for MLELLFLLLPVAAAYGWYMGRRSAQQTKQDEANRLSRDYVAGVNFLLSNQQDKAVDLFLDMLKEDTGTVEAHLTLGNLFRSRGEVDRAIRIHQTLMESASLTYDQRLLAVQQLGRDYMAAGLYDRAEDMFSQLVDETDFRISALQQLLQIYQATSDWQKAIETAERLVKLGKDKQRVEIAHFYCELALQQMGSDDMDKAMTLLKKGAAADRNSARISIMMGRVFMANGEFAKAVESLLRVIDQDKELVSETLEMLQTCYQQLGKQDEWVAFLRRCVEENTGATAELMLSDVVEQHEGSDTAQVYITRQLQRHPTMRVFHKLMDYHLNDAEEGRAKESLMVLRDMVGEQVRSKPRYRCQKCGFTAYTLYWHCPSCRAWSTIKPIRGLDGQ
- the pyrF gene encoding orotidine-5'-phosphate decarboxylase encodes the protein MTSVTSFTSRVSTDSPVVVALDYNKRDAALAFVDGIDPRDCRLKVGKEMFTLFGPQIVRDLQQRGFDVFLDLKFHDIPNTTAHAVAAAAELGVWMVNVHASGGARMMTAAREALVPFGSDAPLLIAVTVLTSMDESDLRDLGVTLSPAEHAERLARLTQNCGLDGVVCSAQEAVRFKTELGHNFKLVTPGIRPAGSEVGDQRRIMTPEQALAAGVDYMVIGRPVTQSAHPADTLKAINASLKKGA
- a CDS encoding LapA family protein, with amino-acid sequence MKYLLIFLLVLAIFVISVTLGAQNDQQVTFNYLLAQGEYRVSSLLAVLFAAGFIIGWLVCGLFWLKVRVSLARAERKIKRLEHQIAPVTDIPESSGVPVVKE